The following proteins come from a genomic window of Meles meles chromosome 1, mMelMel3.1 paternal haplotype, whole genome shotgun sequence:
- the LOC123954471 gene encoding collagen alpha-1(XVII) chain — MASPLSGDPSPVGLPAPPVATLAPPSRASPEAGSQGPAPAPCSPPAAPPAHVVTCSLSLSGPAGPAGPPAPPEPPFPDIYGGDAQLWAAHFRGIGRAYRALGKEDDFAIRVLTEDFTLPFPFAWPPGPDPARGPLFYDPHDRVGFDFLLRGPGAPPPALLRPLHATAQAAMRKRRLERLALSYASAGAPRLLLAPGPGSGAAFPAPAGSDAATPGGAPRLA, encoded by the exons ATGGCTTCCCCTCTTTCGGGGGACCCCAGCCCTGTAGGTCTGCCCGCTCCTCCTGTAGCCACTCTAG CTCCGCCTTCCAGGGCCAGCCCCGAGGCAGGTTCTCAGGGTCCCGCACCCGCTCCTTGCTCCCCGCCGGCGGCACCGCCCGCGCACGTGGTCACTTGCTCTCTGTCACTCTCGGGGCCCGCGGGCCCGGCAGGTCCCCCCGCGCCCCCGGAGCCCCCGTTCCCGGACATCTACGGCGGGGACGCGCAGCTCTGGGCGGCGCACTTCCGCGGCATCGGCCGCGCCTACCGCGCGCTGGGCAAGGAGGACGACTTCGCCATCCGCGTGCTCACCGAGGACTTCACGCTGCCCTTCCCGTTCGCCTGGCCGCCGGGGCCCGATCCGGCCCGCGGCCCACTGTTCTACGACCCGCACGACCGCGTGGGCTTCGACTTCCTGCTGCGCGGCCCGGGCGCGCCGCCCCCCGCGCTGCTGCGGCCCCTGCACGCCACGGCCCAGGCGGCGATGCGCAAGCGGCGCCTGGAGCGCCTGGCCCTGAGCTACGCCAGCGCGGGCGCGCCCCGGCTGCTGCTGGCGCCCGGGCCCGGCTCCGGCGCCGCCTTCCCTGCTCCCGCGGGGTCCGACGCCGCCACCCCTGGCGGCGCCCCTAGGCTGGCCTAG